A window of the Lepus europaeus isolate LE1 chromosome 5, mLepTim1.pri, whole genome shotgun sequence genome harbors these coding sequences:
- the LOC133761050 gene encoding casein kinase I-like — protein sequence MASSSGSQAEFIVGGKYKLVRKIGSGSFGDIYLAINIANGEEVAVKLESQKARHPQLLYESKLYKILQGGVGIPHVRWYGQEKDCNVLVMDLLGPSLEDLFNFCSRRFTMKTVLMLADQMISRIEYVHTKNFIHRDVKPDNFLMGIGRHCNKLFLVDFGLAKKYRDNRTRQHIPYREDKNLTGTARYASINAHLGIEQSRRDDMESLGYVLMYFNRTSLPWQGLKAATKKQKYEKISEKKMSTPVEVLCKGFPAEFAMYLNYCCRLGFEEAPDYMYLRQLFRILFRTLNHQYDYTFDWTMLKQKAVQQATSLNGQGQQVQTPTGKQTDKTENNMKGF from the coding sequence ATGGCCAGCAGCAGCGGCTCCCAGGCCGAATTCATCGTTGGCGGGAAGTACAAACTGGTCCGGAAGATCGGGTCCGGCTCCTTCGGGGACATTTATCTGGCGATTAATATCGCCAACGGCGAGGAAGTGGCCGTGAAGCTGGAATCGCAGAAGGCCCGGCATCCTCAGCTGCTGTACGAGAGCAAACTCTATAAGATTCTCCAAGGTGGGGTCGGCATCCCACACGTACGGTGGTATGGACAGGAAAAAGACTGTAATGTGCTGGTCATGGATCTTCTGGGGCCCAGCCTCGAAGACCTCTTCAATTTCTGTTCAAGAAGGTTCACGATGAAAACTGTCCTCATGTTGGCTGACCAGATGATCAGTAGAATTGAATATGTGCATACGAAGAATTTTATACATAGAGATGTTAAGCCAGATAACTTCCTCATGGGTATTGGGCGTCACTGTAATAAGTTATTCCttgttgattttggcttggccAAAAAGTATAGAGACAACAGGACCAGGCAACATATACCTTACAGAGAAGATAAAAACCTCACTGGCACTGCGCGGTATGCTAGCATCAATGCACATCTCGGTATTGAGCAGAGCCGCCGGGATGACATGGAGTCCTTAGGATACGTTTTGATGTATTTTAATAGAACCAGTCTGCCATGGCAAGGACTAAAAGctgcaacaaagaaacaaaaatacgaAAAGATTAGTGAAAAGAAGATGTCCACTCCTGTCGAAGTTTTATGTAAGGGGTTTCCTGCGGAGTTTGCCATGTACTTAAACTACTGTTGTAGGCTGGGCTTTGAGGAAGCCCCGGATTACATGTATCTGAGGCAGCTATTTCGCATCCTTTTCAGGACCCTGAACCACCAATATGACTACACATTTGATTGGACAATGTTAAAGCAGAAAGCAGTCCAGCAGGCAACATCTCTCAATGGGCAGGGTCAGCAGGTCCAGACCCCTACCGGCAAGCAAACTGACAAAACCGAGAATAACATGAAAGGTTTCTAA